The following are encoded together in the Panicum virgatum strain AP13 chromosome 6K, P.virgatum_v5, whole genome shotgun sequence genome:
- the LOC120711389 gene encoding transcription factor MYB61-like produces the protein MGHHSCCNQQKVKRGLWSPEEDEKLIRYITTHGYGCWSEVPEKAGLQRCGKSCRLRWINYLRPDIRRGRFTAEEEKLIISLHAIVGNRWAHIASHLPGRTDNEIKNYWNSWIKKKIRKPAVSTTSSSVTTTSSPPRSTAASDAAAALGHLQTPFSSAAEHQLDAIISQSLALSPKLLGAGGQADSPPAALLPPPHCPFFMFDTSVSPPSSLTSPAVAQLQHPFLTFTAAAMDAPSFQLPPLVDGIGMGMATMDCGLGEETGHDDHEGGNANNGQAAGMANGGGGCCYGQHQQKQQEEEQLGWDDESAQHLLMWDDDQELTPSNLEAMESGAHSLLFMGPNDHA, from the exons ATGGGGCATCACTCCTGCTGCAACCAGCAGAAGGTGAAGAGGGGGCTCTGGTCTCCTGAGGAGGATGAGAAGCTCATCAGATACATCACCACCCATGGCTATGGGTGCTGGAGCGAGGTCCCGGAGAAAGCCG GTCTGCAGCGGTGCGGGAAGAGCTGCCGGTTGCGATGGATCAACTACCTCAGACCGGACATCAGGCGGGGGCGGttcacggcggaggaggagaagctGATCATCAGCCTCCACGCCATTGTTGGCAACAG GTGGGCTCACATTGCCAGCCACTTGCCTGGCCGGACGGACAACGAGATCAAGAACTACTGGAACTCGTGGATCAAGAAGAAGATCCGCAAGCCGGCAGTGAGCACGACGAGCTCGTCGGTGACGACGACGTCGAGCCCTCCACGCAGCACGGCGGCgtcggatgcggcggcggcgcttggccaCCTGCAGACACCGTTCAGCAGCGCGGCGGAGCACCAGCTCGACGCCATCATCAGCCAGAGCCTAGCGCTGTCGCCGAAGCtgctgggcgccggcggccaagcagactccccgccggcggcgctgctgcctcCGCCGCACTGCCCCTTCTTCATGTTCGACACAAGCGTAAGCCCGCCGTCGTCGCTGACGTCGCCGGCCGTGGCCCAGCTGCAGCACCCGTTCCTCACcttcacggcggcggcgatggacgcGCCGAGCTTCCAGCTGCCTCCCCTGGTCGACGGCATCGGCATGGGCATGGCAACCATGGACTGCGGCTTAGGTGAGGAAACAGGCCATGATGATCACGAGGGAGGCAACGCCAACAATGGCCAAGCCGCCGGCAtggcgaacggcggcggcggctgctgctacgGGCAGCATCAGcagaagcagcaggaggaggagcagctaGGGTGGGACGACGAGTCGGCGCAGCACCTGCTGATGTGGGACGATGACCAAGAACTAACACCGTCCAACCTGGAAGCCATGGAAAGCGGTGCTCACTCCCTACTTTTTATGGGACCAAATGACCATGCATGA